DNA from Krasilnikovia cinnamomea:
GAACGCCTGCCAAGGGGGCAGCGTAGGGCCGCCGATGCGGCTAGTCAAACTTGAATAGTCAGCGGCTGACCCACGCCGACGGCCAGCCAGGCTTTCCGGTGGCGGTCGCCACAGAAGGCTTCCCGGACTCCGCATCCGGCGAAGACTTCCCAGCGACCTCACCGGCCCCACCGACCCCAGCAGCCTCACCGGCCTCACCGACCTCACCGACCTCACCGGACGGCAGGCTCCCGGTGGCCTCACCGGGCACAGAGTCCCCAGCGCCCTCGGCAGACGAAAACGTCCCAGCCGCCTCAACCGACGAAACTTCCCCTGAAGGCAAAGACGCCTCAGACGGCAGGTACGGATCCCCCTGTTCGATCCGCTTGGCCACCCGCTCGCACCAGGCGATCTCCGCCTCGGACTTGTCCACGGCGAGCTCCCACATCCAGCCCACGAACACCGGCTTGCTCGCCGCCCATTCGGACCCCAGCGCAGCCTGCAACTGCTGCACCCCCGCCCGCAACTGGGTTGCCCGGTTACGCAGGGCCGCCGCTGCCTCCTCCCGGGGCAGCGCGGGCAGGAACGAGAAGGCCGCCAGGAACGGGTCCGGCGGCGTGGCGAGGTGCCACCAGTTGTTGCGCAACAGCGCCTGGAACTCGCCCGCGCCCTTCTCGGTCACCTCGTACGTGGTCCGGGCCGGGCGGGCGCCCACCTGCTCGGTCGCCACCGCCCGCAGTAGACCCTCGTCGGTGAGCTTGCGCAGGGCGTGATAGATCGACCCGGGCTGCACGTTCGCCCATTTGTCGGCGCTCCAGCTCAGCAGCTCACGCCGCACGTCATAGCCGTGCACCGGCTGCATCCACTGGACAACGCCGAGGATCATCATGCGGGTGGCGGACACGCTGTCAGCGTAATAGCCAAACTTGACTGAGCCCGGCGCCGGTGTCGGGACGCTAGGCTCAGCGACGTGCGCAAGGTACTGATCGCGAATCGCGGCGAGATCGCCGTCCGTGTCATCCGGGCCTGCAAGGACGCGGGCCTCACCAGTGTCGCCGGATACGCCGACCCCGACCGGGACGCGCCGTTCGCACGGCTCGCCGACGAGGCGTACGCCTTGGACGGCACCACGGCCGCGGAGACGTATCTGCGCATCGACAAGCTGCTCGATATCGCGGCGCGCAGCGGCGCCCACGCGGTGCACCCGGGCTACGGCTTCCTGTCGGAGAACGCCGAGTTCGCTCAGGCCGTACTCGATGCGGGGTTGATCTGGATCGGGCCGTCCCCGCAGGCCATCCGCGATCTTGGCGACAAGGTCACCGCGCGGCACATCGCGCAGCGGGCGGGCGCGCCGCTGGTCGCGGGCACGCCGGAGCCGGTGGCCGACGCGGACGAGATCGTGGCGTTCGCGCGCGAGCACGGGCTGCCCATCGCGATCAAGGCGGCGTTCGGGGGCGGCGGGCGCGGCCTCAAGGTCGCCCGGACGATCGAGGAGATCCCCGGGCTCTTCGAGTCGGCGACCCGCGAGGCCGTGGCGGCGTTCGGGCGCGGCGAGTGCTTCGTCGAGCGCTACCTGGACCGGCCGCGCCACGTCGAGGCGCAGGTGCTGGCCGACACGCACGGCAACGTCATCGTGGTCGGCACGCGGGACTGCTCGCTGCAGCGCCGCCATCAGAAGCTCGTCGAGGAGGCGCCCGCGCCGTTCCTGTCCGACGCGCAGCGCGAGCAGATCCACTCCAGCGCCAAGGCGATCTGCCGCGAGGCCGGGTACCACGGCGCCGGCACCGTGGAGTATCTGGTCGGCCAGGACGGGACCATCTCGTTCCTGGAGGTCAACACGCGGCTGCAGGTGGAGCACCCGGTCAGCGAGGAGACCGCGGGCGTCGATCTGGTGCGCGAGCAGTTCCGGATCGCCGCCGGTCAGCGGCTGCGCTTCACCTCCGACCCGCAGCCGCGCGGCCACTCGATCGAGTTCCGAATCAACGGCGAGGACGCGGGCCGCAACTTCCTCCCGGCACCCGGCACGGTCACCGCGCTGACCTGGCCTTCCGGCCCGGGCGTCCGGGTGGACGCGGGCGTCGAGGAGGGCACCGTCATCGGCGGCAACTTCGACTCCATGCTGGCCAAGATCATCGTGACCGGCGAGGACCGGGCCGAGGCCCTGGCCCGCGCCCGCCGCGCCCTGGACGAGACCGTGATCGAGGGCATCGCCACCGTGCTGCCGTTCCACCGGCTCGTCGTCCGCGACGAGGCGTTCACCTCCGATCCGTTCACGGTGCACACGCGGTGGATCGAGACCGAGTGGGCGGGCGGAGTCGAGCCGGTCGCCCACGCGGCGCCCGGCGCCGAGGCGCCGGCCCGCGAGACCGTCGTGGTCGAGGTGGGCGGCAAGCGGCTCGAGGTCCGCCTGCCCGCCAACCTTTCCTCGGGTACGCCCACAGCAGGCGCCCCGCGTCCGACGGCTCGCCGGGGCGGCGCCCGCCAGCAGGCCCCGGCCGCCGGTGGCGCGGCCGCGCTCACGGCGCCGATGCAGGGCACGATCGTCAAGGTGGCGGCGCAGGACGGCGACACGGTGTCCGAGGGCGACGTGATCGTGGTGGTCGAGGCGATGAAGATGGAGCAGCCGCTGCAGGCACACCGTTCGGGCACGGTGTCGGGGCTGGCCATCGAGGTCGGGGCCACGGTGACCGCGGGCACCACCATCTGCACCATCGACTAGGTCGTGTTTCGGGGGTGACCCTCGTCCGAGCGCTGCGCCAATGGTTGGCACCAGCCGGCAAGCCGATCCCTCATCGCGCGGCGACAAGATCGCCGCGCTGGGCACACGGCAGCAGCATTCGGAACGTGGTGCCGACGCCGAGCTCCGACTCGACGCTGATGCCGCCGCCGAACTCCTTGACGATGCCGTACACGGTGGCCAGCCCGAGGCCGGTGCCCTTGTCTTTGGCCTTGGTTGTGAAGAACGGCTCGAAGATGTGCTCGGCCACCTCGTTGGTCATGCCCGCACCGGTGTCCCGCACCACGAGCAGCGCGTGCCACCCCGGCCGCACGTCCGGAAAGGCAGGGTCGTCTTCCACCCGCGCCGTGCTCGCCTCGATCTCCACAGTGCCGCCGTCTGGCATGGCGTCGCGGGCGTTGACCACGAGATTGACCAGCACCTGTTCCAGCCGGCTGCGCTCCGCCTCGATCAGCAGTGGCGTGGCGGCCGGGCGGGTTACCAACCTGACATGTTCGCCGACCACGTACGCCAGCAGGTCGCGAACCGATACGAGGACCGCGTTCAGGTCCACTGCTTCGACGTCGACGCTTTCGCCGCGCGCGAACAGCAGCAGCTGGCGGCAGAGCTGGCGGGCGCTGTCCGCAGCGCCGAGGACGCGGGCCAGGTCGGCCCGTACCTCCGCCTCGCGCGCCGCCGGGTCGCTGGCCAGCTCGGCCGCGCTGAGGATGACCGCTAGCAGGTTGTTGAAGTCGTGCGCCACGCCGCCGGCGAGCCGACCCAGGCTCTCCAGCCGCTCGGCCTGGGCCGACCGTTCCCGCAACAACCGCTCCCGCGCCTGCACCTTTCTTTCTCGCGGTGATGTCCTGGTGCGTTCCGCAGACTCCCACGATCGCCCCGGTGTGGTCGCGCAACGGCCCGACGTTCACCGAGACATCCACGTGGGTGCCGTCCTTGCGGACCCGCCGGGTTTCGAAGTTGTCGACTCGCTCGCCGCGGCCCAGCCGCCCGAGCGCCTCCAGCATGTGTGGGCCACGCCCGGGCATCGCCAGGGTGGTGATGCTGCGGCCGATCATCTCCTTGGCGGTGTAGCCGTAGATGTGCTCCGCGCCCGGGCTCCACTCCGTGATCGTGCCGTCCAGCGCGGTGGTGACGATCGCGTCCTGCGACGAGCGGAAGATCTCCAGCAGCCTCCCACGGCTCGCCGCCGCCCGGTCCTCGGCGACCCGCAGGCTGTGCGCCAGACCGACGCACAGCCCCGTCATGACCACGATGAGTACCAGCCGCTGCAGTTGAGGAGCGGTGAACCACAGGCCCTGCACCCAAGACACCAGCATTGCCAGCACCAGCGCGTAGCCACCGACGGCGGCTACCGCCCGGGGCCGGGCCGACCCCGCCGCCAGACACGGTCCGACCCCGACCATGCCGAAGAACAGGGAACCCGGCGCCGTCATGAGTGCCACGACGGCGAGGACGGTGACCGTCACCGCGGCCACCGGGACCAACATGCGCGAGGTCAGAGCTTGGTCGAACACGCCGATCCCTCCGCCGACACCCGCTCAAGCTCTCGGAAATCACTGACACAGTACCGCCGGATACCCGACCAGAAGGTGGGAAAGGCCACAGGCGGAACGCTGTGGGCGGCAGGCGCGTCGCTGCGGGCTTGGGCCACGAATCAGAACTTGCATACCGCTCAAGCAACTGCTCACGGACTGCTCACGCGGTCGTCGGCAACGGACGATCCCGGCTGCAATCCGCGCCAGTGGGGAGTGGCGTGAGCTGCGCAGGTGTACGCGGTTGACCAACAATCCGCAACGGCCGACAGGCACGGTCGCGCCCTACGGGTCGGAAGGAGATGTCATGCGACGAGGCTGGTGAAGGCTCGACGACGGGACAGAGTTCCGTACAGCAACCGACCGACCCTGCCGAACGAAGACGAACCGGTTAGGCGGGCGACTCGTGAGCTGCGGTTGGTGCCGCATCCACCTTCAGCGCCGGGATTTCCTCGTCATGGGGTTCGTCCGGGCTTCCGGGAGCTTGTGTCCTCGGCGAACGCGCAGGCGGCCGGGATGACTGACCAGGACCCGGATGGGCGGGCCGCCGGTACGGGACCTACCGACGGCCCGTGGGCGCCGCATACCCGGACGCGCCGGATACGGGCGCGCGCCGCCCGCCACGCCGACAACGGGGACCCGGCGTCGCGAACGCATCAACCGTACGCGCCACCGGGACGATCACGTATCGGCAAACCGACTGCCCATCAGGCTCGAACCGCCCGACATCGGGACGAAACCTACCCACTCAGGCCAGGTCGACAACGTACCGTGTCCGGCATCACGGGGTGGACCGGTCCGACCTGAGCGCATGCTGAGATCAGCACGCTCTCTCGCGGGTATCCCCGATGTACTGCACTGAGACGGTGTGTTGCCCTGAGACGTACTGCTCAGACGCCATGAGCCCGTGAGCCCCGAGGTGGCCGACCGCATGACCGATCTGTTGACCGCTGTGGCGACGCCGGCGTGGGCCTACCTTGCGCTCTTCGCGTTCCTCGCCGTCGACGCCATGGTGCCGGTCGTCCCGATTCAGGCCATCATGATCACCTCGGGCGCCCTCACCGTGTACGGCAATCTCAGCCTGCCCCTGGTCATCGCGGTCGGCGCGCTGGGGATGTTCACCGGCGACTCGATCGCCTTCGTGCTCGGCCGTACGGCGGGCGGCGGCCGGGTCGGTGACCGGCTGGCCGCCCTGCGCCGCCGGTGCGCCCCGCGCCACGACGGGGTCCTGGGTGTGTCCCGGACCCGCCGGGCGGCCGCCCGGTTCACCCGGGGCCTGCGCCGGCCCGGCCCGCTCGTGCTGCTGCTGTGCCGGTTCGTGCCGGGCGGGCGGATGGCCGCGGGCTACCACGCCGGTCGTACCGGATACCCGATCAGGTTGTTCGTCGCCTATGACGGGGCGGCCGCGATCGGCTGGGCCACGTACGGCGGCCTGGTCGGGCACGTCGGCGGCACCGCCGTGACCCAGTCGGCGTGGCGGCTGTTCGCGGTGGCCGCCACCGCCGCGGTGATCTTCGGTACGGCAGGCTGGGTCCTCGCCGTGTTCGGCGGCCGCGACACCGACGACTTCGACGGCCCGACAGCCGACGAAGCCGCCGCAGACGTCAACGGACCCGGCACCGGCCCGCACCGGGCAGCCGCCGGAGACATCGCCGGCGGCGAATCCCACGGCAGCGGTCCGGAGAGCAACCAGCGTCCGGTGCCCACCGACGACCCGCCAGCGCCGCCGAAGCGCCGAGCCCGGGTGCGCTGACCGGCGCTCAGCCCCTGCGCTCATCCGGCCGGAAGCTACTGCAGTTCGTGCTGCATCAGCTGGCGGGCCGCCTCGGCGATCGAGCCGGACAACGACGGGTAGATGGTGATCGTGTGGGCCAGTTGGTCCACGGTGAGGTTGTTCTCGATCGCCATCGTGATCGGCAGGATCAGCTCGCTGGCCTTGGGCGCCACCACCACCCCGCCGACGATCTGACCGGTGGCGGGGCGGCAGAACAGCTTCACGAAGCCGTCGCGCAGCCCGGCCATCTTCGCCCGCGCGTTGCCGGTCAGCGGCAGCATCACCTGGCGGGCGGGCACCTTGCCGGCGTCCACGTCGTTCTGCGAGACCCCGACCGTGGCCAGCTCCGGGTCGGTGAAGACGTTCGCGGAGACGGTACGCAGGCGCAGCGGCGCGACCGCCTCACCCATCGCGTGCCAGATCGCGATCCGGCCCTGCATCGCGGCGACGCTGGCCAGCGGCAGCACCCCGGTGCAGTCGCCCGCCGCGTAGATGCCGGGCACGTTGGTCCGCGACACCCGGTCCACGGTGACGTAGCCGCCGTCGGCGACGTCGACGCCGTACTCGCGCAGGCCGAGGTCGGCGGTGTTGGGAACGGCGCCGACCGCCATGAGGGCGTGTGAACCCTCGACGGTACGGCCGTCCGCCAGCGTCACCCGTACCCCGGAGCCGGTGTTGACGACCGCGTCGGCGCGGGACTGGTTGAGGATGGTCATGCCGCGCTCGCGGAAGACCCGCTCGATCGCCATGGCGGCGTCGGCGTCCTCGTGCGGCATGACCCGCTCCCGGCTGGAGACCAGGGTCACCCGTACGCCCATGGCCAGGTAGGCGCTGGCGAACTCGGCGCCGGTGACGCCGGAGCCGATCACGATCAGGTGTTCCGGCAGCTCGGTGAGGTCGT
Protein-coding regions in this window:
- a CDS encoding sensor histidine kinase, whose translation is MQARERLLRERSAQAERLESLGRLAGGVAHDFNNLLAVILSAAELASDPAAREAEVRADLARVLGAADSARQLCRQLLLFARGESVDVEAVDLNAVLVSVRDLLAYVVGEHVRLVTRPAATPLLIEAERSRLEQVLVNLVVNARDAMPDGGTVEIEASTARVEDDPAFPDVRPGWHALLVVRDTGAGMTNEVAEHIFEPFFTTKAKDKGTGLGLATVYGIVKEFGGGISVESELGVGTTFRMLLPCAQRGDLVAAR
- a CDS encoding helix-turn-helix transcriptional regulator; translated protein: MSATRMMILGVVQWMQPVHGYDVRRELLSWSADKWANVQPGSIYHALRKLTDEGLLRAVATEQVGARPARTTYEVTEKGAGEFQALLRNNWWHLATPPDPFLAAFSFLPALPREEAAAALRNRATQLRAGVQQLQAALGSEWAASKPVFVGWMWELAVDKSEAEIAWCERVAKRIEQGDPYLPSEASLPSGEVSSVEAAGTFSSAEGAGDSVPGEATGSLPSGEVGEVGEAGEAAGVGGAGEVAGKSSPDAESGKPSVATATGKPGWPSAWVSR
- a CDS encoding acetyl/propionyl/methylcrotonyl-CoA carboxylase subunit alpha; the protein is MRKVLIANRGEIAVRVIRACKDAGLTSVAGYADPDRDAPFARLADEAYALDGTTAAETYLRIDKLLDIAARSGAHAVHPGYGFLSENAEFAQAVLDAGLIWIGPSPQAIRDLGDKVTARHIAQRAGAPLVAGTPEPVADADEIVAFAREHGLPIAIKAAFGGGGRGLKVARTIEEIPGLFESATREAVAAFGRGECFVERYLDRPRHVEAQVLADTHGNVIVVGTRDCSLQRRHQKLVEEAPAPFLSDAQREQIHSSAKAICREAGYHGAGTVEYLVGQDGTISFLEVNTRLQVEHPVSEETAGVDLVREQFRIAAGQRLRFTSDPQPRGHSIEFRINGEDAGRNFLPAPGTVTALTWPSGPGVRVDAGVEEGTVIGGNFDSMLAKIIVTGEDRAEALARARRALDETVIEGIATVLPFHRLVVRDEAFTSDPFTVHTRWIETEWAGGVEPVAHAAPGAEAPARETVVVEVGGKRLEVRLPANLSSGTPTAGAPRPTARRGGARQQAPAAGGAAALTAPMQGTIVKVAAQDGDTVSEGDVIVVVEAMKMEQPLQAHRSGTVSGLAIEVGATVTAGTTICTID
- a CDS encoding NAD(P)H-quinone dehydrogenase, which encodes MSRIVIIGGGPGGYEAALVAAQLDADVTLVEADGAGGACVLSDCVPSKTFIASSEVVTGYRHNERFGVRSAGLEGVTVDAKAVNERVKSLALAQSGDIQAKLIKAGVDVVTGRARLGEDTLGHTHQVLITPAGGQPYAVDAATVLIATGATPRVLRTAVPDGERILDWRQLYDLTELPEHLIVIGSGVTGAEFASAYLAMGVRVTLVSSRERVMPHEDADAAMAIERVFRERGMTILNQSRADAVVNTGSGVRVTLADGRTVEGSHALMAVGAVPNTADLGLREYGVDVADGGYVTVDRVSRTNVPGIYAAGDCTGVLPLASVAAMQGRIAIWHAMGEAVAPLRLRTVSANVFTDPELATVGVSQNDVDAGKVPARQVMLPLTGNARAKMAGLRDGFVKLFCRPATGQIVGGVVVAPKASELILPITMAIENNLTVDQLAHTITIYPSLSGSIAEAARQLMQHELQ
- a CDS encoding DedA family protein; translated protein: MTDLLTAVATPAWAYLALFAFLAVDAMVPVVPIQAIMITSGALTVYGNLSLPLVIAVGALGMFTGDSIAFVLGRTAGGGRVGDRLAALRRRCAPRHDGVLGVSRTRRAAARFTRGLRRPGPLVLLLCRFVPGGRMAAGYHAGRTGYPIRLFVAYDGAAAIGWATYGGLVGHVGGTAVTQSAWRLFAVAATAAVIFGTAGWVLAVFGGRDTDDFDGPTADEAAADVNGPGTGPHRAAAGDIAGGESHGSGPESNQRPVPTDDPPAPPKRRARVR